A stretch of the Phyllopteryx taeniolatus isolate TA_2022b chromosome 5, UOR_Ptae_1.2, whole genome shotgun sequence genome encodes the following:
- the ehf gene encoding ETS homologous factor isoform X4 yields MSVTSKTTLDSQLITNHWASTNYYHHDVPVVMSGYTSSHLWPHNSQPQSWSKYQVWEWLQQVMDVNQIDASNIPFQNFDMDGHQLCNLTYQDFVHAAGSLGPMLFHSITQLKWTEYHVEIGQVELRPEYISCPFSEVNYPQTDPRATHLWEFIRDILLHPESNPGLIKWEDRTEGVFRFLKSEDVAQLWGKKKNNSSMTYEKLSRAMRYYYKREILERVDGRRLVYKFGRNARGWKESEK; encoded by the exons ATGAGCGTCACTTCTAAGACCACTCTGGACAGTCAGCTAATCACTAACCATTGGGCTTCTACCAACTATTATCATCATGATG TTCCAGTAGTGATGTCTGGGTACACCAGTAGTCACCTGTGGCCTCATAATTCACAGCCGCAGTCCTGGAGTAAATATCAAGTGTGGGAGTGGCTGCAGCAGGTCATGGACGTAAACCAGATTGATGCCTCCAACATCCCCTTCCAAAACTTTGATATGGATGGCCACCAGCTCTGCAACCTCACCTACCAGGACTTTGTCCATGCTGCAGGAAGCCTTGGACCCATGCTCTTCCACAGCATAACACAGCTCAAGTGGACAG AATACCATGTGGAAATTGGTCAAGTGGAACTAAGACCAGAAT ACATTTCCTGTCCATTTTCAGAAGTCAATTATCCACAAACAG ATCCAAGGGCAACCCATTTGTGGGAATTCATCAGAGACATTCTACTGCATCCTGAAAGCAACCCAGGCCTGATCAAGTGGGAGGATCGGACAGAAGGGGTATTTCGCTTTCTTAAATCAGAGGATGTGGCACAGTTGTGGggcaagaagaaaaacaacagcagcatgACCTATGAAAAGCTGAGTCGGGCAATGAG atATTACTACAAAAGGGAAATCCTAGAACGAGTCGACGGGCGCAGACTGGTGTACAAATTTGGTAGGAACGCCAGAGGATGGAAGGagtctgaaaaataa
- the ehf gene encoding ETS homologous factor isoform X2: protein MSVTSKTTLDSQLITNHWASTNYYHHDVPVVMSGYTSSHLWPHNSQPQSWSKYQVWEWLQQVMDVNQIDASNIPFQNFDMDGHQLCNLTYQDFVHAAGSLGPMLFHSITQLKWTEYHVEIGQVELRPEYISCPFSEVNYPQTDVYDSSIHPHVPAVSPTPSSPEIKMSYSRQHQLKKHNPRATHLWEFIRDILLHPESNPGLIKWEDRTEGVFRFLKSEDVAQLWGKKKNNSSMTYEKLSRAMRYYYKREILERVDGRRLVYKFGRNARGWKESEK, encoded by the exons ATGAGCGTCACTTCTAAGACCACTCTGGACAGTCAGCTAATCACTAACCATTGGGCTTCTACCAACTATTATCATCATGATG TTCCAGTAGTGATGTCTGGGTACACCAGTAGTCACCTGTGGCCTCATAATTCACAGCCGCAGTCCTGGAGTAAATATCAAGTGTGGGAGTGGCTGCAGCAGGTCATGGACGTAAACCAGATTGATGCCTCCAACATCCCCTTCCAAAACTTTGATATGGATGGCCACCAGCTCTGCAACCTCACCTACCAGGACTTTGTCCATGCTGCAGGAAGCCTTGGACCCATGCTCTTCCACAGCATAACACAGCTCAAGTGGACAG AATACCATGTGGAAATTGGTCAAGTGGAACTAAGACCAGAAT ACATTTCCTGTCCATTTTCAGAAGTCAATTATCCACAAACAG ATGTCTATGACTCATCGATTCACCCTCATGTTCCAGCTGTCTCGCCTACCCCTTCCAGCCCTG AAATCAAAATGTCCTACAGTCGTCAACATCAGCTCAAAAAACACA ATCCAAGGGCAACCCATTTGTGGGAATTCATCAGAGACATTCTACTGCATCCTGAAAGCAACCCAGGCCTGATCAAGTGGGAGGATCGGACAGAAGGGGTATTTCGCTTTCTTAAATCAGAGGATGTGGCACAGTTGTGGggcaagaagaaaaacaacagcagcatgACCTATGAAAAGCTGAGTCGGGCAATGAG atATTACTACAAAAGGGAAATCCTAGAACGAGTCGACGGGCGCAGACTGGTGTACAAATTTGGTAGGAACGCCAGAGGATGGAAGGagtctgaaaaataa
- the ehf gene encoding ETS homologous factor isoform X3 — protein MSVTSKTTLDSQLITNHWASTNYYHHDVPVVMSGYTSSHLWPHNSQPQSWSKYQVWEWLQQVMDVNQIDASNIPFQNFDMDGHQLCNLTYQDFVHAAGSLGPMLFHSITQLKWTEYHVEIGQVELRPELDISCPFSEVNYPQTDPRATHLWEFIRDILLHPESNPGLIKWEDRTEGVFRFLKSEDVAQLWGKKKNNSSMTYEKLSRAMRYYYKREILERVDGRRLVYKFGRNARGWKESEK, from the exons ATGAGCGTCACTTCTAAGACCACTCTGGACAGTCAGCTAATCACTAACCATTGGGCTTCTACCAACTATTATCATCATGATG TTCCAGTAGTGATGTCTGGGTACACCAGTAGTCACCTGTGGCCTCATAATTCACAGCCGCAGTCCTGGAGTAAATATCAAGTGTGGGAGTGGCTGCAGCAGGTCATGGACGTAAACCAGATTGATGCCTCCAACATCCCCTTCCAAAACTTTGATATGGATGGCCACCAGCTCTGCAACCTCACCTACCAGGACTTTGTCCATGCTGCAGGAAGCCTTGGACCCATGCTCTTCCACAGCATAACACAGCTCAAGTGGACAG AATACCATGTGGAAATTGGTCAAGTGGAACTAAGACCAGAAT tagACATTTCCTGTCCATTTTCAGAAGTCAATTATCCACAAACAG ATCCAAGGGCAACCCATTTGTGGGAATTCATCAGAGACATTCTACTGCATCCTGAAAGCAACCCAGGCCTGATCAAGTGGGAGGATCGGACAGAAGGGGTATTTCGCTTTCTTAAATCAGAGGATGTGGCACAGTTGTGGggcaagaagaaaaacaacagcagcatgACCTATGAAAAGCTGAGTCGGGCAATGAG atATTACTACAAAAGGGAAATCCTAGAACGAGTCGACGGGCGCAGACTGGTGTACAAATTTGGTAGGAACGCCAGAGGATGGAAGGagtctgaaaaataa
- the ehf gene encoding ETS homologous factor isoform X1 yields MSVTSKTTLDSQLITNHWASTNYYHHDVPVVMSGYTSSHLWPHNSQPQSWSKYQVWEWLQQVMDVNQIDASNIPFQNFDMDGHQLCNLTYQDFVHAAGSLGPMLFHSITQLKWTEYHVEIGQVELRPELDISCPFSEVNYPQTDVYDSSIHPHVPAVSPTPSSPEIKMSYSRQHQLKKHNPRATHLWEFIRDILLHPESNPGLIKWEDRTEGVFRFLKSEDVAQLWGKKKNNSSMTYEKLSRAMRYYYKREILERVDGRRLVYKFGRNARGWKESEK; encoded by the exons ATGAGCGTCACTTCTAAGACCACTCTGGACAGTCAGCTAATCACTAACCATTGGGCTTCTACCAACTATTATCATCATGATG TTCCAGTAGTGATGTCTGGGTACACCAGTAGTCACCTGTGGCCTCATAATTCACAGCCGCAGTCCTGGAGTAAATATCAAGTGTGGGAGTGGCTGCAGCAGGTCATGGACGTAAACCAGATTGATGCCTCCAACATCCCCTTCCAAAACTTTGATATGGATGGCCACCAGCTCTGCAACCTCACCTACCAGGACTTTGTCCATGCTGCAGGAAGCCTTGGACCCATGCTCTTCCACAGCATAACACAGCTCAAGTGGACAG AATACCATGTGGAAATTGGTCAAGTGGAACTAAGACCAGAAT tagACATTTCCTGTCCATTTTCAGAAGTCAATTATCCACAAACAG ATGTCTATGACTCATCGATTCACCCTCATGTTCCAGCTGTCTCGCCTACCCCTTCCAGCCCTG AAATCAAAATGTCCTACAGTCGTCAACATCAGCTCAAAAAACACA ATCCAAGGGCAACCCATTTGTGGGAATTCATCAGAGACATTCTACTGCATCCTGAAAGCAACCCAGGCCTGATCAAGTGGGAGGATCGGACAGAAGGGGTATTTCGCTTTCTTAAATCAGAGGATGTGGCACAGTTGTGGggcaagaagaaaaacaacagcagcatgACCTATGAAAAGCTGAGTCGGGCAATGAG atATTACTACAAAAGGGAAATCCTAGAACGAGTCGACGGGCGCAGACTGGTGTACAAATTTGGTAGGAACGCCAGAGGATGGAAGGagtctgaaaaataa
- the ehf gene encoding ETS homologous factor isoform X5 produces the protein MMPQSWSKYQVWEWLQQVMDVNQIDASNIPFQNFDMDGHQLCNLTYQDFVHAAGSLGPMLFHSITQLKWTEYHVEIGQVELRPELDISCPFSEVNYPQTDVYDSSIHPHVPAVSPTPSSPEIKMSYSRQHQLKKHNPRATHLWEFIRDILLHPESNPGLIKWEDRTEGVFRFLKSEDVAQLWGKKKNNSSMTYEKLSRAMRYYYKREILERVDGRRLVYKFGRNARGWKESEK, from the exons ATGATG CCGCAGTCCTGGAGTAAATATCAAGTGTGGGAGTGGCTGCAGCAGGTCATGGACGTAAACCAGATTGATGCCTCCAACATCCCCTTCCAAAACTTTGATATGGATGGCCACCAGCTCTGCAACCTCACCTACCAGGACTTTGTCCATGCTGCAGGAAGCCTTGGACCCATGCTCTTCCACAGCATAACACAGCTCAAGTGGACAG AATACCATGTGGAAATTGGTCAAGTGGAACTAAGACCAGAAT tagACATTTCCTGTCCATTTTCAGAAGTCAATTATCCACAAACAG ATGTCTATGACTCATCGATTCACCCTCATGTTCCAGCTGTCTCGCCTACCCCTTCCAGCCCTG AAATCAAAATGTCCTACAGTCGTCAACATCAGCTCAAAAAACACA ATCCAAGGGCAACCCATTTGTGGGAATTCATCAGAGACATTCTACTGCATCCTGAAAGCAACCCAGGCCTGATCAAGTGGGAGGATCGGACAGAAGGGGTATTTCGCTTTCTTAAATCAGAGGATGTGGCACAGTTGTGGggcaagaagaaaaacaacagcagcatgACCTATGAAAAGCTGAGTCGGGCAATGAG atATTACTACAAAAGGGAAATCCTAGAACGAGTCGACGGGCGCAGACTGGTGTACAAATTTGGTAGGAACGCCAGAGGATGGAAGGagtctgaaaaataa